In Massilia sp. METH4, the genomic window TGACATCGAAGCGCTGGACCAGCAGGAACATGTCGCTGTCCAGCATCTTCGCGTTGCGCGCCCGGTTGACGGGGCCATGCTGGCCCTTGGCGAGCTTGCCGGCCGGATCGAACGTCTGGCCCACGTACAGCACGGTGCTGGGGAAGGCAAGGCCGGTATTGAAGCGCTCGATCAGGTCGTGGATGGTGTACGTCTCGACGAGCGCGCCCCAATTAAGCAGCAGGAACTTGTCCTGCACCTGCACGAGCGGCTTCTTGTAGGTGGCTTCGAACGGCGTCACGAGGTCGATCGTGATCGTGCTCTTGCGCTCTTCCTCGCCGATCAGCACGGGAATGGTCAGCTTCAGCGAGAAAAAGCCCCAGCTGACGCTGCGTTGCAGGTCGAAGCGCACGCGCGGGCGCGCCACCAGGAAGTACAGCAGGCGCTTTTCCATCGTGGCATCGATGGCGAACTGCATGCGGCGCAGGTAGCGGCCGACCGGGTCGCGAAAGTCCGGGAGCTGGCCGCCGTCGACGAGCAGGTCGTACCAATAGAATTTTGTTTCTGCTACCGATGCCGTCCACACCTGAGGCGCGCTGCTGCGCGGGATCAGGGGCTGCTCGGTTGCGTCTTCGCCAGGCATTGCTGCCTCCCCGGGGAAAGTTGCTTGGGTTTTATCGTGTATTGCCGCTTATCATACGCTGAGTTGTTGAGATGCGGCAATGCGATAATGGGCGCAGTGTGGTTCAGGCAGCCAATGTGACGCCGCGCGTCGACGCCAGCACCAGCGCTAGCAGCGCTTCCGGCGTGTCCACCAGATGGTCGGCACCCCAGGTCGTTGGTTCGGACTCGCCGCAATATCCCCACTGGCAGGCGACGGTGGTCATGCCGGCGGCGCGGCCGCCCTGGATGTCGCGCAGGTCGTCGCCCACGTACCAGCACTGCTCGGGAGGCACGCCGAGGCGGCGCGCCGCTTCGAGCAGCGGGGCAGGGTGTGGTTTCGGGTGCGGCGTCGTGTCGCCGGAGATCACGCATCCCGCATGGTCGAGTCCGATCAGCGGCATCAGCGGATCGGTGAAGCGGGCCGATTTATTGGTGACGATCCCCCATGCCAGGCCGGCGTCTTCCAGGCCCTCCAGCAATGCGTCGATGCCCGCAAACAGCGAGCTGTGCACATCCATCGCATTCTCGTAATAGCTGAAGAAGCCGTCGCGCAATTCCACGAACCCTTCGTCTTCCGGCTTCAGGCCGAACGCGGCGCCGATCATGCCGCGCGCCCCGGCGGAGGCCGTCGGACGCAGGATCTCGTACGGCGTCGGCGCCAGGCCGCGGTCGGCGCGCAGCCGGTTGACCGCGGCGGCCAGGTCGGGCGCGGTGTCGGCAAGCGTGCCGTCGAGGTCGAAAAGAATGGCGCGCGGCGCGGTCGGGAAGGTCATGGTCGGGTGCTGTAGGAAAAGGGAGGCCGAGGGCGGCCGGGGCCGCCCATGCATCATTCCGGGCGGGTGCACGACATCATGTAGTTCACACTGGTGTCGTTGTTCAGGGAGTAAAGGCGGGTCAGCGGGTTGTAGCCCAGG contains:
- a CDS encoding HAD-IA family hydrolase; translated protein: MTFPTAPRAILFDLDGTLADTAPDLAAAVNRLRADRGLAPTPYEILRPTASAGARGMIGAAFGLKPEDEGFVELRDGFFSYYENAMDVHSSLFAGIDALLEGLEDAGLAWGIVTNKSARFTDPLMPLIGLDHAGCVISGDTTPHPKPHPAPLLEAARRLGVPPEQCWYVGDDLRDIQGGRAAGMTTVACQWGYCGESEPTTWGADHLVDTPEALLALVLASTRGVTLAA